Proteins found in one Brevibacillus brevis genomic segment:
- a CDS encoding DUF92 domain-containing protein, with product MEWLIGLACSAGIAGAAYVKRSLSGSGFLAAVILGTVMYALGSLIWFGSLIAFFVSSTLLSKWKKHKKEEAESGYEKTGRRDAGQVLANGGLGLLLCVANWVWSHPLWWYAFLGVMAAVTADTWATEIGGLSRKPPRSIKTGQCVPPGTSGGVSSLGMGASLAGGLFIGGAAWLLLAVTDQPAPDVITPALRLAAWIGIAGLAGVIGSLVDSWIGATWQQMYRCTACGREIEQARHCGTPAVRIRGRTGWNNDAVNLAGSLAGGAFAVLMALAFGLSFDL from the coding sequence GTGGAGTGGTTAATCGGTCTGGCCTGCAGCGCTGGGATTGCAGGGGCGGCTTATGTAAAACGGTCGCTGTCTGGTTCCGGCTTTTTGGCGGCGGTGATACTGGGCACCGTGATGTACGCACTCGGAAGCCTTATCTGGTTCGGCTCCCTCATCGCATTTTTTGTCTCGTCCACTTTATTATCCAAGTGGAAAAAGCATAAAAAGGAAGAGGCCGAGAGCGGTTATGAGAAAACGGGGAGACGCGATGCTGGCCAGGTGCTCGCAAACGGAGGGCTCGGATTACTGTTATGTGTAGCAAATTGGGTGTGGTCGCATCCGCTTTGGTGGTACGCGTTCCTCGGCGTGATGGCAGCGGTCACAGCCGATACATGGGCAACAGAAATCGGCGGCCTGAGCCGGAAGCCTCCGCGATCAATCAAAACGGGGCAGTGTGTTCCGCCTGGCACTTCCGGCGGCGTTTCTAGCCTGGGAATGGGTGCATCGCTTGCCGGTGGACTATTTATCGGCGGTGCAGCGTGGTTGCTGCTTGCGGTAACCGATCAACCCGCGCCGGATGTGATCACACCTGCCCTTAGACTGGCAGCTTGGATCGGCATAGCAGGACTGGCTGGCGTAATAGGGTCACTGGTTGATTCGTGGATCGGTGCGACTTGGCAGCAAATGTACCGTTGCACAGCTTGCGGTCGTGAAATCGAGCAAGCTCGTCACTGTGGCACGCCAGCCGTACGAATCCGCGGTCGCACTGGTTGGAACAACGATGCGGTCAATCTCGCTGGTTCGCTTGCAGGTGGTGCTTTCGCCGTCTTAATGGCGTTGGCATTCGGCTTATCGTTTGACCTATAA
- a CDS encoding SDR family oxidoreductase, whose amino-acid sequence MTTHHGLHGKIAIVTGASRLQGIGAAICKMLASHGADIFHTYWTAYDHSMAHGFHKDEPAILQEEIRRYGVRCAGIEVDLSQSDAYKEVLDAATAQLGEPSILVNNACYSTNDGYEALNIGSLDAHYAINVRATTMLSVEFARRFSQQRGGRIINMTSGQSKGPMVGEIAYAATKGAVDALTTTLAAEVATRGITVNAVNPGPTDSGWMNDEIKHYLLQQFPFGRIGQPEDAARLVAFLASDEAEWITGQIMHSEGGFIR is encoded by the coding sequence ATGACCACGCACCATGGCCTGCACGGAAAAATTGCCATAGTAACAGGAGCCAGCCGCCTTCAAGGGATTGGGGCTGCAATCTGTAAAATGCTTGCCTCACACGGAGCCGATATATTCCATACGTACTGGACCGCCTATGACCATTCCATGGCGCATGGGTTTCATAAGGATGAACCCGCCATCTTGCAGGAAGAGATCAGACGCTACGGGGTCAGATGTGCGGGAATCGAGGTCGACCTGTCTCAGTCTGATGCCTATAAGGAGGTGCTCGACGCAGCTACAGCACAACTTGGTGAGCCAAGCATCCTCGTCAACAACGCTTGCTACTCGACAAATGACGGTTACGAGGCGCTGAATATAGGCAGTTTGGACGCACATTATGCCATCAATGTCCGGGCAACGACGATGCTCAGTGTGGAATTTGCACGTCGCTTCTCCCAACAACGCGGAGGCCGAATCATCAACATGACATCTGGTCAGTCCAAAGGCCCGATGGTTGGTGAGATCGCGTATGCGGCAACAAAAGGAGCCGTGGATGCCCTGACGACGACACTTGCTGCCGAAGTAGCTACGCGAGGGATTACGGTCAACGCTGTAAATCCTGGGCCCACCGATTCAGGCTGGATGAACGACGAAATCAAGCATTACCTTTTGCAGCAATTTCCATTCGGACGGATTGGACAGCCCGAGGATGCAGCACGTCTTGTCGCCTTTTTGGCAAGTGACGAAGCGGAGTGGATTACCGGACAGATTATGCATTCCGAAGGCGGGTTCATCCGGTAA
- a CDS encoding PLP-dependent aminotransferase family protein, translating to MKNTIFTFKDNSPKYKQIYEKFKSFIEQGDIKADEPLPSIRQLADSLHVSRNTTLMAYEQLVAEGYIRGEGRKGYFVNELEPVLFQEARGSSTHKQTEPVPSVRIDFRADVVDQLHFPLKTWRRISNQVLTEKDSFRYGEPFGEWSLREQIAAYLLQSRGVRTEPDAIIIGSSTQQMLVYLGLVLKHDFSSVIVEDPGYDGARKAFQLNRFTLETLPVYETGADFSHLEHRKSRLIYVAPSHHSPYGVSMPIQQRHALIHWAKNRQGYIIEDDYDSEYRYTQQPFPALASIDSTRVIYLGNFSKCFLPGIRLSYMVLPQPLISCYKNQFAHFESTTSLLSQFAMAKFMEEGEWNRHIKRMRLVYKRKMQHFVCELRKHFTHHISIIGEQSGLYVLVKVHLERSEEWLIQQASLQGVKVYPTSLFFIKNKTEEPIIKLGFSNLSTDEIQLGVKLLTKAWLQHDGFDSSSF from the coding sequence ATGAAAAATACCATTTTTACATTCAAGGATAACTCTCCTAAATACAAACAAATCTACGAGAAATTTAAATCATTTATTGAACAAGGCGATATTAAGGCCGATGAGCCATTGCCCTCCATTCGTCAGCTTGCAGATTCCTTACATGTAAGCCGTAATACAACATTAATGGCGTATGAACAACTTGTTGCGGAAGGGTACATTCGTGGAGAGGGACGAAAAGGGTATTTTGTAAATGAGTTAGAGCCCGTTTTATTTCAAGAGGCCCGCGGTTCTTCTACTCACAAGCAAACAGAGCCGGTACCATCTGTTCGCATTGATTTTCGCGCAGACGTCGTCGATCAATTGCATTTCCCTTTAAAAACATGGCGGAGGATCTCGAATCAAGTATTAACGGAAAAGGACAGCTTTCGGTACGGGGAACCTTTTGGTGAATGGAGTCTACGTGAGCAAATCGCAGCGTATTTACTCCAATCTCGTGGGGTGAGAACAGAACCAGATGCCATCATTATCGGCAGTAGTACCCAACAAATGCTTGTGTATCTCGGTCTGGTCCTGAAACATGATTTTTCCAGCGTGATTGTGGAAGACCCTGGTTATGATGGCGCTAGAAAAGCTTTTCAATTAAATCGTTTTACACTGGAAACGTTACCTGTTTATGAGACAGGTGCTGATTTTTCACACCTGGAACATAGGAAATCACGATTGATTTATGTAGCGCCGTCGCATCACAGTCCATATGGGGTCAGTATGCCCATTCAACAAAGGCATGCACTCATCCATTGGGCAAAAAATAGGCAAGGGTATATTATCGAAGACGATTATGATAGTGAATATCGCTATACCCAACAACCATTTCCGGCTCTCGCTTCCATCGATTCAACGAGAGTGATTTATCTCGGGAATTTCTCGAAATGCTTTCTGCCAGGGATTCGTTTAAGCTATATGGTGTTGCCACAGCCACTGATCAGCTGTTATAAAAATCAATTCGCACATTTCGAGAGCACCACTTCACTCCTTAGCCAATTCGCCATGGCGAAATTTATGGAAGAAGGGGAATGGAATCGGCATATTAAACGCATGCGTCTTGTTTATAAACGAAAAATGCAGCACTTCGTTTGTGAATTAAGGAAGCATTTCACGCACCATATTTCAATCATTGGCGAGCAGTCTGGTTTGTACGTACTGGTCAAAGTACACCTGGAACGCTCAGAAGAATGGCTCATTCAACAAGCTTCTCTTCAGGGAGTTAAAGTTTATCCGACTTCACTCTTCTTCATAAAAAACAAAACGGAAGAACCGATTATTAAACTTGGTTTCAGCAATTTATCAACTGATGAAATTCAGCTTGGTGTAAAGCTCTTAACAAAGGCTTGGTTACAACATGACGGGTTCGATAGCTCAAGCTTTTAA
- a CDS encoding B3/4 domain-containing protein, whose amino-acid sequence MSKFLIEDDFWSLFPHAKIGIVICQGIDNSRRDVEKYEKLLQEAEKEAHKFFTLEEFSSNPVISVWREAFQKFKTKKGARCSIEALLKRVKNGNPIGTINPLVDIYNSISLRYGLPCGGEDIDTFVGDIRLTQANGNEPFIPLGQDENASPYEGEIVYKDDVGAICRCWNWREAQRTMLTEHTKNAFLCIELVDETRIDEFHMALKELSDFVPHHLGGMVKMEVLDIYNKEMTIFD is encoded by the coding sequence ATGTCGAAATTTCTCATTGAAGATGATTTCTGGTCGTTATTTCCCCATGCAAAAATAGGCATCGTGATTTGCCAGGGGATTGATAATTCACGTAGAGACGTTGAAAAATACGAGAAGCTGCTGCAGGAGGCGGAGAAAGAAGCACATAAATTTTTTACTCTGGAGGAATTCAGCAGTAACCCTGTCATTTCCGTTTGGCGAGAAGCTTTTCAGAAATTCAAGACGAAGAAAGGGGCAAGGTGCTCCATTGAAGCTTTATTAAAAAGAGTGAAAAATGGCAATCCGATCGGAACCATAAACCCGCTTGTTGACATCTATAATTCCATTTCACTGCGATATGGACTTCCGTGTGGCGGAGAAGATATCGACACTTTTGTAGGCGATATTCGGCTAACGCAAGCAAATGGCAACGAACCCTTTATCCCATTGGGACAGGATGAAAATGCTTCGCCTTATGAAGGGGAAATTGTTTATAAAGACGATGTCGGTGCCATATGCAGATGCTGGAATTGGCGTGAAGCTCAGAGGACGATGCTAACAGAACATACGAAAAATGCATTCCTCTGTATTGAATTAGTAGATGAAACAAGAATCGATGAATTCCATATGGCACTAAAAGAATTGTCTGATTTCGTGCCACATCATCTAGGTGGTATGGTGAAGATGGAAGTGCTGGATATCTATAATAAGGAAATGACAATCTTTGATTAA
- a CDS encoding amidohydrolase family protein, which produces MKKKITAKYVIGFDGEDHVIIKDGEVVYENDTIVYVGHDFDGEVDEVIDAGNAVVSPGFIDLNALGDIDHDIVHLEQASARNKNMLWSEDYYRKGYHEVMTPEEEAFKSLYAYSQLILNGVTTAMPITSVFYKRWAETYEELAAAADHAGRLGLRMYMGPSYQSGMRVVKANGEIEVLWNESEGQAGLERAVQFVKDFDGAHNGLIRGMLAPERIETQSVENLINTKRYSEELGCPIRLHAAQGLYEYTEIHRRHNKSPIQFLNEIGFLGKKTAIPHAHFIPGFSKAKFGEGDDLAILQETGTTVIHCPLVVGRHGEALESFARYKRRGVNIAIGTDTFPPDFIQNIRTASMLSRLVEGDVADSSYADIYRAATLGGARFLGRDDLGRLAPGAKADIIAIDLDGFHMGAVDDPIRTIIACGSGRDVKLSIIAGRTVMKDRLLPGVDLEEIKAKGQRYFDKMRLGYVERDYQQLGEKELFKPSFPIVSKP; this is translated from the coding sequence ATGAAAAAGAAAATAACCGCAAAATATGTCATCGGTTTTGACGGCGAAGATCATGTGATTATCAAAGATGGGGAAGTCGTTTACGAGAATGACACCATTGTTTATGTGGGGCACGATTTTGATGGCGAGGTAGATGAAGTGATCGATGCGGGCAATGCTGTAGTCAGCCCGGGCTTCATTGACCTGAATGCGTTGGGTGATATTGATCACGATATCGTACATTTGGAGCAAGCTTCTGCTCGAAACAAAAATATGCTTTGGTCAGAAGACTACTACCGCAAAGGCTACCATGAGGTAATGACCCCTGAGGAAGAGGCATTCAAATCCCTTTACGCCTACAGTCAATTGATTCTTAATGGGGTAACGACAGCGATGCCGATTACATCTGTCTTCTACAAGCGCTGGGCGGAAACGTATGAGGAGCTGGCAGCGGCAGCCGATCATGCAGGGCGCTTGGGATTACGTATGTACATGGGGCCGAGCTACCAGTCTGGTATGCGTGTCGTGAAGGCTAATGGAGAGATTGAAGTACTGTGGAACGAATCGGAAGGACAAGCAGGTCTGGAGCGGGCTGTACAATTTGTCAAAGATTTCGATGGGGCTCATAACGGACTCATCCGTGGAATGCTGGCACCAGAGCGAATCGAGACTCAGTCTGTAGAGAACCTGATCAACACAAAGCGTTACAGTGAGGAGCTCGGATGTCCGATTCGTCTGCATGCTGCGCAAGGTCTCTACGAATATACGGAAATCCATCGTCGTCACAACAAATCACCGATTCAGTTCCTGAATGAGATCGGCTTCCTCGGAAAGAAAACGGCAATTCCGCACGCACATTTCATTCCAGGCTTTAGTAAGGCGAAATTCGGAGAGGGAGACGATTTGGCGATCCTCCAAGAGACAGGTACGACTGTGATTCACTGTCCGCTAGTAGTCGGTCGCCACGGCGAGGCACTCGAATCGTTTGCCCGTTACAAGCGTCGTGGTGTCAACATCGCGATTGGAACTGATACGTTCCCGCCTGACTTCATCCAAAACATTCGCACAGCCAGCATGCTGTCCCGTTTGGTGGAAGGCGATGTCGCGGATTCCAGCTACGCGGATATTTACCGCGCAGCGACATTGGGCGGAGCACGTTTCCTTGGAAGAGATGATCTGGGACGATTGGCGCCGGGGGCAAAAGCAGATATCATTGCCATCGATCTGGACGGTTTCCACATGGGGGCGGTTGATGATCCAATCCGCACGATCATCGCGTGTGGCTCGGGGCGTGATGTAAAGCTCTCCATTATTGCTGGACGCACCGTAATGAAAGACCGTCTCCTGCCAGGAGTTGATCTGGAAGAGATCAAAGCGAAGGGACAGCGTTACTTTGACAAAATGCGTCTGGGTTACGTCGAGCGCGACTATCAACAGCTGGGCGAAAAAGAGCTGTTCAAGCCTTCTTTTCCAATCGTGAGCAAACCATAG
- a CDS encoding FMN-binding negative transcriptional regulator, translated as MYVPKQYRMEHDEAVQMMKSNPFALLITVDEHRPLATHIPLEIREEEGKIYATGHIAYGNMQKKTLDNNRDVLLIFQGPHAYISSSWYESEQVPTWDYLAVHAYGTARILTKDELKSALDKMLTHYESHRENGRLWETFHPELLEREMKGIVGFEIEITSIQAAAKMSQNRNNTDYQSIVAELEKSNDQEEIQVAQWMREQRKELFK; from the coding sequence ATGTACGTTCCTAAGCAATATCGTATGGAACATGATGAGGCCGTTCAGATGATGAAGTCTAATCCGTTTGCCCTATTGATTACAGTTGATGAACACCGCCCGTTGGCTACGCATATCCCGTTGGAAATTCGTGAAGAGGAAGGGAAAATCTATGCAACTGGGCACATTGCATACGGAAACATGCAGAAGAAAACGTTGGATAACAATAGAGATGTTTTGCTGATTTTTCAAGGACCGCACGCTTACATTTCGTCAAGCTGGTATGAGAGTGAACAGGTTCCCACATGGGACTATCTCGCTGTACATGCGTATGGGACAGCACGTATTCTCACGAAGGATGAACTGAAGTCGGCTTTGGATAAAATGCTGACACACTATGAATCTCACCGGGAAAATGGTCGACTCTGGGAGACCTTTCATCCTGAATTGCTTGAGAGAGAAATGAAAGGAATCGTTGGTTTTGAGATTGAAATCACCTCGATTCAAGCGGCAGCCAAAATGAGTCAAAATCGCAACAACACCGATTATCAATCGATTGTGGCAGAGCTTGAAAAATCAAATGATCAAGAGGAAATTCAGGTTGCTCAGTGGATGCGTGAGCAACGAAAAGAGTTATTTAAATGA
- a CDS encoding MFS transporter has translation MIQQGTALFRKTSFAFFAAGFNTFAILYCVQPLMPEFSKEFSVSPTTASLSLSITTMVLAVSMLVLGSLSEVWGRKPIMIVSMLASSVFCILTAFSSNFHVLLVLRTIEGISLAGLPSIAMAYLGEEIESKSLGAAMGLYICGNSIGAVFGRVFSGMVSDYFGWQIAIGGIGLISLAATLIFWNTLPPSQNFKARPFVMRKLGLSLVDHLKAPSLICLFVIGFILLGSNVALFNYIAYVLLEKPYSLSQTFISWTFLIMIIGMFSSVWTGKLIDRHGKQNLLFTSLFLALIGVCLTWEANLMMKIAGLGFFTFGFFGAHAVASSWVGQLALQNKAQASSLYLFFYYTGSSVGGTLGGLFWSAYGWGGVISMNVGFLLVGFILWACVSKMVQNAKKVTKIAETCASK, from the coding sequence ATGATACAACAAGGTACAGCACTCTTCCGCAAAACCAGCTTTGCTTTTTTTGCCGCTGGTTTCAATACGTTTGCGATTCTTTATTGCGTACAGCCCTTAATGCCGGAATTTTCAAAAGAATTTTCAGTTAGCCCAACGACAGCAAGCCTTTCCCTCTCCATTACAACAATGGTTCTTGCCGTCAGTATGCTCGTTCTTGGTTCGCTGTCTGAAGTATGGGGACGCAAGCCAATTATGATCGTTTCCATGCTCGCTTCGTCTGTGTTTTGTATTCTCACAGCATTCAGTTCGAATTTTCATGTTCTCCTGGTATTGCGAACGATTGAAGGGATTTCATTGGCGGGTTTGCCCTCCATCGCAATGGCCTATCTTGGAGAAGAAATCGAATCCAAAAGTCTGGGAGCGGCTATGGGTCTCTATATATGCGGGAATTCCATTGGGGCTGTGTTTGGCAGGGTTTTCTCAGGTATGGTGAGTGACTACTTCGGCTGGCAGATCGCAATAGGGGGGATTGGTCTCATCAGTTTGGCTGCCACACTGATTTTTTGGAACACCTTACCACCGTCACAAAATTTTAAGGCACGCCCATTCGTAATGAGAAAGTTAGGTCTGTCTTTAGTAGACCATCTAAAGGCTCCAAGTCTCATTTGTTTATTTGTCATCGGCTTTATACTATTAGGGAGTAATGTAGCGTTGTTCAATTACATCGCTTATGTATTGCTCGAAAAGCCCTATTCACTCAGCCAAACATTTATCAGTTGGACGTTTTTAATTATGATCATCGGAATGTTCAGCTCCGTCTGGACAGGAAAATTAATAGATCGTCACGGTAAGCAAAATCTGTTATTCACAAGCTTGTTTCTCGCATTGATCGGCGTCTGTTTGACGTGGGAAGCGAATCTCATGATGAAGATAGCAGGACTTGGATTTTTTACTTTTGGATTTTTTGGAGCGCATGCGGTTGCAAGCAGTTGGGTAGGACAGCTTGCTTTACAGAACAAAGCACAGGCCTCTTCTTTGTATTTATTTTTCTACTACACGGGTTCAAGTGTAGGAGGAACACTTGGGGGATTGTTTTGGTCCGCATACGGATGGGGAGGCGTCATCAGTATGAATGTCGGCTTTCTCCTAGTCGGCTTCATCCTTTGGGCGTGCGTCTCAAAAATGGTGCAGAACGCGAAGAAAGTGACCAAAATCGCCGAGACTTGTGCCTCAAAATAA
- a CDS encoding amidohydrolase family protein produces the protein MMQAFWLTNVRLDKGFETGEDGVFHTLSEICHLKIEDGKIAEIVSANEPLDTTLPQEDAKGLLALPSFVEKHNHLDKTYAGATWKSCLPPKKLIDRLEFEAKEMPLMTGTTKERAQAMLQLHIKGGATHVRTHVNIDPYIGLKNLEGVRAALEEYSDRLTYEIVAFPQQGLLRTQASSLMRQAMKEGATLVGGLDPAGIDNELEGSLREMMDIAVEADADVDIHLHDPGTLGFYTIKRLLDLTEEAGWQNRMAISHAFALGDVSLEESSDMADRLSKLGTMILTTVPINRAMPPVPMLHAKGVHVALGYDGFYDSWSPYGTGDMLDKLNRLVERYRWVDEKSLVQSLYFITGGKTTLDKDGNRAWPKVGNVASIVFAESSCSAEAIARKSRRAAVMFKGKIVHGALERMGETK, from the coding sequence GTGATGCAAGCTTTTTGGTTAACCAACGTTCGTCTCGATAAAGGTTTTGAAACAGGAGAAGACGGCGTCTTTCACACACTCTCGGAAATCTGTCATTTGAAGATCGAAGACGGCAAAATCGCAGAGATCGTATCGGCGAACGAACCACTCGACACCACTTTACCGCAAGAAGATGCAAAAGGTTTATTGGCCCTCCCCTCTTTTGTTGAAAAGCATAATCATCTGGATAAAACGTATGCGGGCGCAACCTGGAAATCTTGCCTTCCTCCGAAAAAACTGATTGATCGCTTGGAGTTCGAAGCAAAAGAAATGCCGCTGATGACAGGGACGACCAAAGAGCGCGCACAAGCGATGCTCCAGCTCCATATCAAAGGCGGTGCCACACATGTACGCACACACGTCAACATCGATCCATACATTGGCCTGAAAAACCTGGAGGGTGTGCGTGCAGCCTTGGAAGAGTACAGTGATCGCCTGACGTATGAAATCGTCGCTTTCCCGCAGCAGGGACTCCTGCGCACACAAGCAAGCTCCTTGATGAGACAAGCAATGAAGGAAGGCGCTACACTGGTTGGGGGCTTGGACCCGGCTGGGATCGATAATGAGTTGGAAGGCTCCTTGCGCGAAATGATGGACATTGCAGTGGAAGCAGACGCGGATGTCGATATTCATCTGCATGATCCGGGGACACTCGGCTTTTATACGATCAAAAGATTGCTCGATCTGACCGAGGAAGCAGGCTGGCAGAACCGTATGGCCATCAGTCATGCCTTTGCGCTCGGAGATGTGTCGTTGGAAGAAAGCTCGGACATGGCCGATCGATTGTCCAAGCTGGGAACGATGATCCTGACGACCGTTCCGATTAATCGGGCAATGCCACCTGTTCCGATGCTTCATGCCAAAGGCGTACATGTCGCACTTGGCTATGATGGGTTCTACGATTCATGGTCGCCTTATGGAACAGGCGATATGCTCGATAAGCTAAACCGTCTGGTCGAGCGCTACCGTTGGGTCGATGAGAAATCATTGGTGCAATCCTTGTACTTCATCACCGGAGGAAAAACAACGCTCGATAAAGATGGCAACCGTGCATGGCCGAAGGTTGGCAACGTGGCAAGCATCGTGTTTGCAGAAAGCTCCTGCTCAGCGGAAGCGATTGCGAGAAAATCTCGTCGGGCTGCTGTTATGTTTAAAGGGAAAATTGTGCATGGTGCTTTGGAGAGAATGGGAGAAACAAAGTAG
- a CDS encoding LysE family translocator — protein sequence MEFSTIWLFVIAASTLLIIPGPAVFYIMARSIDQGKKAGLVSVLGVSLGGSVHVLAGAIGVSAILMTSATAFHIVKYLGAAYLIYLGCKTLFSKADSTVSEIPKAPRKKLRKIFYESALVEVMNPKTALFFLAFFPQFISPTAGSVTAQFLLLGTIFIILAFVSDGLYAFLAASMRKRIVGSRASSKVMNRITGYLYIALGIFSAFASPSKT from the coding sequence ATGGAGTTTTCAACTATTTGGCTATTTGTCATTGCCGCTTCTACATTGTTAATCATACCTGGACCAGCTGTGTTTTATATTATGGCAAGAAGTATCGATCAAGGGAAGAAAGCTGGTCTGGTATCAGTTCTAGGAGTGTCTCTTGGTGGTTCTGTTCACGTTTTAGCTGGGGCAATTGGCGTTTCTGCGATCCTTATGACATCAGCAACAGCCTTTCATATCGTGAAGTACCTGGGTGCTGCTTATCTAATCTATCTGGGGTGTAAGACATTATTTTCTAAAGCTGATAGCACGGTTTCTGAAATTCCAAAAGCCCCTCGCAAAAAATTACGAAAGATTTTTTACGAATCAGCGCTTGTAGAGGTAATGAATCCCAAGACAGCACTCTTCTTTTTAGCCTTCTTTCCGCAATTCATATCACCTACTGCCGGGTCAGTCACCGCTCAATTTTTGCTTTTAGGAACGATATTTATTATCCTTGCTTTTGTTAGCGATGGTCTGTATGCCTTTCTCGCAGCAAGTATGAGAAAGCGGATTGTGGGTAGTAGGGCGAGTTCAAAGGTAATGAATCGGATCACTGGTTATTTATATATTGCTCTCGGGATTTTCTCTGCCTTTGCGAGCCCCTCCAAAACATAA
- a CDS encoding nuclear transport factor 2 family protein, translating to MMTSLKENAVSFLQLVASGKVREAYQRYTSPNFRHHNPFFRGDAHSLMLAMEENAAKNPHKILEVKRAIEEGDIVAVHSHVKQNQEDLGGAVVHIFRFHNDQIVELWDVGQPIPADSPNENGMF from the coding sequence ATGATGACTTCTCTTAAAGAGAATGCGGTGTCGTTTTTGCAACTGGTAGCGTCGGGGAAGGTGCGGGAAGCATACCAAAGATACACTAGTCCGAATTTCCGCCACCATAATCCCTTTTTCCGTGGCGATGCTCATTCTCTCATGCTCGCAATGGAAGAGAACGCCGCAAAGAATCCGCATAAGATTCTCGAAGTGAAACGTGCCATCGAAGAGGGGGATATCGTTGCTGTCCATTCCCATGTAAAGCAAAACCAAGAGGATCTTGGGGGAGCTGTGGTCCATATCTTCCGTTTTCATAACGACCAAATCGTCGAATTGTGGGATGTAGGCCAGCCCATACCTGCTGATTCTCCCAATGAGAATGGAATGTTCTAA
- a CDS encoding LysR substrate-binding domain-containing protein, with protein sequence MEKSMAVCESWYGSMKVYRAMFEKYLEERGLAFSQMMELWSIEAIKRCVRSGLGITCLPLMTVKEEIEQRKVKIIPCDSSFPTIFAQVVYHKNKWVSPAMTEFIAITLQHEKSWA encoded by the coding sequence ATGGAAAAAAGCATGGCCGTTTGTGAATCATGGTACGGCAGTATGAAAGTTTATCGTGCTATGTTTGAAAAATACCTAGAAGAACGAGGGCTTGCCTTTTCTCAAATGATGGAACTGTGGAGCATTGAGGCAATCAAACGATGTGTAAGGAGTGGGCTAGGTATCACTTGTTTGCCGTTAATGACTGTAAAAGAGGAAATTGAGCAGAGAAAGGTAAAGATCATTCCCTGTGACAGCAGCTTTCCTACTATTTTTGCGCAAGTCGTTTATCACAAAAACAAATGGGTTTCTCCAGCCATGACGGAGTTTATTGCGATAACGTTACAACATGAAAAAAGTTGGGCATAG